In Chloroflexota bacterium, the following are encoded in one genomic region:
- a CDS encoding SpaA isopeptide-forming pilin-related protein produces the protein MFSNYSKRVLVVSLMIAMVMLLALTSTTAASAPTNGTDQPENTTCVDGYIINHREQPVDGTKFDPPLKVYAFGMYVPPGTSVNEANLPDLPAMAEQVESLDSLMVPAEGDRSGSYMAWAEVDSNGYFKFEDMPAGYTYHFGFNLPQDWDGIVPQAPRNGTAWTGWTVLQDLGEVNGKQKCHRIVFKIRRLFDVTVLKWEELMDGTVQPGAGWDITFLPQGDPFVHKQAGTTDESGRVTFTITPGKWLVKEKVKPGWTPITPPSVYLHLDQYAPPGAQAPIIFKNRQPACKGEIEVEKIGWGRDASGRLIPLGPLAGWKIVLSRYDGNMHPISGYTDASGKVTFSGLYPGVYQVKEYVQPGWKPMSDNPQTVVLSGCDTESVTFENVETTGDLSIRGRKLYKAWVPPFKGQIVGLSGWKITATLKGSDPERTVETTTNALGEYEFSAETLRNAGIAFPGATVTVCEESRDNWIHITPKCVDVTFPYPVPPDYKGATVNFTNIQDPPLPGTGVAASTASAVAVSNCQETYLVRPGDTLSGIAASHGTTVLAIAQVNGISNMNLIRAGSTVCVR, from the coding sequence ATGTTTAGCAATTACAGCAAGCGAGTTCTCGTGGTGTCGCTCATGATAGCCATGGTTATGCTGCTCGCTCTGACCAGCACAACCGCGGCGAGTGCCCCCACTAATGGCACCGATCAGCCGGAAAACACGACCTGTGTCGACGGCTACATTATCAATCACCGTGAACAACCGGTGGATGGGACCAAGTTCGATCCGCCCCTGAAGGTCTACGCTTTTGGAATGTATGTGCCCCCTGGCACCAGTGTCAATGAAGCTAATCTGCCTGACCTGCCCGCCATGGCCGAGCAAGTTGAAAGCCTGGACTCCCTCATGGTACCGGCCGAAGGCGACCGCTCTGGTTCCTACATGGCCTGGGCCGAAGTAGACAGCAATGGCTACTTCAAGTTCGAAGATATGCCGGCTGGTTACACTTACCACTTCGGCTTCAACCTCCCTCAGGACTGGGACGGTATCGTACCTCAGGCGCCCCGCAATGGGACTGCCTGGACCGGTTGGACCGTGCTGCAGGATCTGGGCGAGGTCAATGGTAAGCAGAAATGCCACCGCATCGTCTTCAAGATCCGCCGTCTGTTTGACGTAACTGTTCTCAAGTGGGAAGAGTTGATGGATGGCACCGTGCAGCCTGGAGCCGGCTGGGACATCACGTTCCTGCCCCAGGGTGACCCCTTTGTTCACAAGCAGGCCGGGACGACCGACGAAAGTGGTCGTGTTACCTTCACGATAACCCCCGGAAAATGGCTTGTGAAGGAAAAGGTGAAACCCGGCTGGACGCCCATAACGCCTCCATCGGTCTACCTGCACCTGGATCAATACGCACCTCCTGGCGCCCAAGCCCCCATCATCTTCAAAAACCGCCAACCTGCCTGCAAGGGCGAAATCGAGGTTGAGAAGATTGGCTGGGGTCGCGATGCCAGTGGTCGACTGATCCCCCTGGGGCCGCTGGCCGGCTGGAAAATCGTCCTGAGCCGCTACGATGGCAACATGCATCCAATCAGCGGTTACACCGATGCCTCCGGGAAGGTCACCTTCTCCGGACTGTACCCAGGTGTCTACCAGGTCAAGGAATATGTCCAGCCTGGTTGGAAGCCCATGTCCGACAACCCCCAGACTGTCGTATTGTCTGGATGTGACACCGAATCTGTCACCTTCGAAAACGTAGAGACCACCGGTGATCTGAGCATCCGTGGCCGGAAGTTGTACAAGGCGTGGGTGCCCCCGTTCAAGGGGCAGATCGTCGGTCTCTCCGGCTGGAAGATCACGGCAACCCTGAAGGGTTCCGATCCTGAGCGCACCGTGGAAACCACGACCAATGCTCTGGGTGAATACGAGTTCTCCGCGGAAACGCTGCGGAACGCGGGGATTGCATTCCCTGGCGCCACAGTCACCGTTTGTGAGGAAAGCCGGGATAACTGGATCCACATCACGCCCAAGTGTGTCGATGTGACCTTCCCCTATCCTGTGCCACCTGACTACAAGGGTGCTACGGTGAACTTCACCAATATCCAGGATCCTCCGCTGCCCGGTACCGGTGTTGCAGCTTCCACTGCCTCTGCAGTAGCTGTAAGCAACTGCCAGGAGACCTACCTGGTCCGACCTGGTGACACGCTGTCTGGCATTGCCGCCAGCCATGGCACAACTGTACTTGCCATCGCTCAGGTCAATGGCATCAGCAACATGAACCTGATCCGTGCTGGCAGCACGGTCTGTGTCCGGTAA
- a CDS encoding thioredoxin domain-containing protein translates to MLSTEHDIVADYADTGKIRYVYSPILDHGPTAKTYQAAECAGDQDPVAFWAIHDLFYSDQNQLWSADMDTYADFAARSGVPDLAQFRQCLETGQFAEKTIALDRVRRGEGIRLRPTFSINGLIIPGAQSYAQLAALIDEALAAR, encoded by the coding sequence GTGTTATCCACTGAACATGATATCGTCGCCGACTATGCTGACACAGGCAAAATCCGTTACGTCTACTCTCCCATACTGGATCATGGTCCGACTGCAAAGACCTACCAGGCCGCCGAGTGCGCCGGTGACCAGGACCCAGTGGCCTTCTGGGCGATTCATGATCTCTTTTACTCTGATCAGAATCAGTTGTGGAGCGCCGACATGGATACTTATGCCGATTTCGCTGCAAGATCAGGGGTGCCTGATCTTGCCCAGTTCCGCCAATGCCTTGAAACCGGTCAGTTCGCCGAAAAAACCATCGCTCTTGATCGTGTGCGTCGCGGTGAGGGCATCCGCCTGCGCCCTACCTTCTCCATCAACGGCCTGATAATACCGGGAGCACAAAGCTACGCGCAGTTGGCAGCCTTGATTGACGAGGCCCTGGCAGCCCGGTAA
- a CDS encoding acyl-CoA dehydrogenase family protein gives MIDFTFDDEQRMLRDLAHQFAQKEILPQAEHYDTTHEFPWPIVRKGWELGLMNVNIPEEYGGPGLDVLGECIVNEELAWGCSGIQTAMMLNSLAAWPIILAGNEVQKEKYLGEWLMDNGKLAAYGLTEPDAGSDVAGIKTTAIKQKGGYILNGSKTWITNAPVADFYVIFAKTDPEARHRGMSAFIVEKEWPGVSAGKPMPKLGQHAACTGEIFLEDVEVPAENRLGQEGQGFLITMNVFDRSRPGVSAAAVGVARRAMEEAVRYAGERQAFGKPIAYQQAIGFMLADMAINIEAARLLVHKSAWLVDHDMNNVKVAACAKAFAADMCMKTTTDAVQVFGGYGYSAEYPVEKLMRDAKIYQIYEGTSQIQRVIIARELYR, from the coding sequence ATGATAGACTTCACGTTCGACGACGAACAACGGATGCTCCGCGATCTGGCCCACCAGTTTGCGCAAAAGGAAATCTTGCCCCAGGCCGAACACTATGACACGACCCACGAGTTTCCCTGGCCGATTGTCAGGAAGGGCTGGGAATTGGGCCTGATGAACGTTAACATCCCGGAAGAATACGGCGGTCCAGGGTTGGATGTACTGGGCGAGTGCATTGTCAACGAGGAACTGGCCTGGGGGTGCTCCGGAATCCAGACAGCCATGATGCTCAACAGCCTGGCGGCCTGGCCAATCATTCTGGCAGGCAATGAAGTCCAGAAAGAGAAATATCTGGGTGAGTGGCTCATGGACAATGGCAAGCTGGCGGCCTATGGCCTGACTGAGCCAGATGCCGGGTCCGATGTGGCCGGGATCAAAACCACGGCAATCAAACAAAAGGGCGGCTACATTCTCAATGGCAGCAAAACCTGGATTACCAATGCCCCCGTGGCTGATTTTTACGTGATCTTCGCCAAGACCGATCCGGAGGCCCGCCATCGAGGCATGTCCGCCTTCATCGTCGAAAAGGAATGGCCTGGTGTGAGCGCCGGTAAACCGATGCCCAAGCTGGGACAACATGCTGCCTGCACCGGTGAGATCTTTCTGGAAGATGTGGAGGTTCCGGCCGAAAACAGATTGGGCCAGGAGGGTCAGGGGTTCCTGATCACCATGAATGTTTTCGACCGCAGCCGGCCCGGCGTCTCGGCTGCGGCTGTTGGGGTAGCGCGTCGGGCCATGGAAGAGGCGGTACGCTATGCCGGTGAACGGCAGGCCTTTGGCAAGCCTATCGCCTATCAGCAAGCCATAGGCTTCATGCTGGCCGACATGGCCATTAACATCGAGGCCGCCCGTCTACTGGTCCACAAGTCGGCCTGGTTGGTGGATCATGACATGAACAACGTCAAGGTGGCGGCCTGTGCCAAGGCCTTCGCCGCCGACATGTGTATGAAGACAACCACCGATGCGGTGCAGGTTTTCGGTGGCTACGGCTACAGCGCCGAGTATCCAGTCGAAAAACTGATGCGGGACGCCAAGATTTACCAGATCTATGAGGGCACCTCCCAGATTCAGCGAGTGATCATCGCCCGGGAGCTCTATCGATAG
- a CDS encoding aminotransferase class IV, producing the protein MDALPGSRVIVNGAMQPADQAGFPVFHQSLVDSFGIYETIKFEKGRFFHLSWHMERLGQSAEILGLDLPAPVEEIAEWSRRLAATWHGTDGMLRIVAYGSDGVNPAVCGLYYKPPIIHPERFYKAGAWAISSEGERTWPLAKSTNCLAQTMARRKAGSLGAQEGLIVDRHGNITEGSTSNILAVRDGVLLRPLEGTALAGVTEGIVLQLAQDLAIPVQHTTLPLNEVPTWDEAFITSTNRRALPLRQIDDVLLPTCPGPVTGQLMAGYLDYEAQHGWER; encoded by the coding sequence ATGGACGCATTACCAGGTTCCCGCGTCATCGTCAACGGTGCAATGCAGCCCGCCGACCAGGCCGGTTTCCCTGTTTTTCACCAGTCATTGGTGGACTCCTTCGGCATCTATGAGACGATCAAGTTTGAAAAGGGACGATTCTTTCACCTCAGCTGGCACATGGAGCGGTTGGGCCAGTCCGCCGAGATCCTGGGTCTGGACCTGCCAGCACCCGTGGAGGAGATCGCTGAATGGAGTCGCCGGCTGGCCGCAACCTGGCATGGCACCGACGGCATGCTGCGCATCGTTGCCTACGGCAGTGACGGCGTCAACCCCGCGGTATGCGGTCTCTATTACAAGCCACCAATCATCCATCCCGAACGATTCTACAAGGCAGGGGCCTGGGCCATATCCAGTGAAGGCGAGCGCACCTGGCCGTTGGCCAAATCCACCAACTGCCTGGCGCAAACCATGGCCCGTCGCAAGGCCGGCTCGTTGGGGGCTCAGGAGGGATTGATCGTCGATCGCCACGGCAACATCACGGAGGGCAGCACCAGCAACATTCTGGCCGTGAGGGATGGCGTGTTGCTTCGCCCGCTGGAAGGTACCGCCCTGGCGGGAGTCACCGAAGGGATTGTTTTGCAGTTGGCACAGGACCTGGCGATTCCCGTGCAGCACACCACCCTGCCACTCAATGAGGTACCCACCTGGGACGAGGCCTTCATCACCAGCACCAACCGCCGTGCCCTTCCCCTTCGCCAGATCGACGACGTCCTGCTCCCCACCTGTCCAGGCCCCGTAACTGGTCAACTAATGGCTGGCTACCTCGATTATGAAGCCCAGCACGGCTGGGAGAGATAA
- a CDS encoding alanine--glyoxylate aminotransferase family protein, whose translation MPYTDLNITPRTLLGPGPSDVHPRVLSALSYPLVGHMDPQFIDLMNEVQDLLRFVFETENELTIPVSGTGSAGMEAALCNFIEPGDQVLIGVNGYFGERLCDMAGRYGAEITRIERPWGEVFTVDEIDAALAKKPAKIVALVHGETSTGARQPLGDMADVVHRHGGLLLVDTVASLAGVPVGVDANDLDIVYSGSQKALSAPPGLAPLTISPRAQDVLNQRSSQVANWYLDLTMVRKYWGPQRAYHHTAPINMNYALREALRLVYEEGLAARFSRHQSNAELLWAGLEEMGMSMHVPRENRLHTLTTVRLPDGIDEAAVRKSLLNDYDIEIAGGLGALAGKVWRIGLMGYSSQHRNVTLVLAALKEVIGG comes from the coding sequence ATGCCTTACACGGACCTGAACATCACCCCTCGAACCCTTCTCGGACCAGGGCCCAGCGATGTCCATCCCCGCGTCCTGAGCGCCCTCTCCTATCCGCTGGTGGGTCATATGGATCCCCAGTTTATCGACCTCATGAACGAAGTGCAGGATCTTCTGCGTTTCGTCTTTGAGACAGAAAACGAGCTTACCATACCAGTTTCCGGCACGGGCAGCGCCGGCATGGAAGCCGCCCTGTGCAATTTCATCGAACCTGGCGATCAGGTACTTATCGGCGTAAACGGCTATTTCGGTGAGCGCCTCTGTGACATGGCGGGCCGGTATGGTGCCGAAATTACCCGGATCGAAAGGCCATGGGGTGAGGTTTTCACTGTCGATGAGATCGATGCAGCCCTGGCGAAAAAGCCGGCCAAGATCGTTGCCCTTGTCCATGGCGAGACTTCCACAGGTGCCCGCCAACCGTTAGGCGACATGGCTGATGTTGTTCATCGCCATGGCGGACTGCTGCTGGTCGATACGGTGGCATCCCTGGCCGGGGTGCCAGTCGGCGTCGACGCAAATGACCTGGACATCGTTTACAGCGGAAGCCAAAAGGCCCTCAGTGCCCCGCCCGGCCTGGCACCGCTTACGATCAGTCCGAGAGCACAGGATGTATTGAACCAGCGGAGCTCCCAGGTTGCCAATTGGTACCTGGATCTGACCATGGTGCGCAAATACTGGGGACCCCAGCGCGCCTACCACCACACTGCCCCGATCAACATGAACTATGCCCTGCGCGAGGCCCTGCGTTTGGTTTATGAGGAGGGACTGGCCGCCCGTTTTTCCCGCCATCAGAGCAACGCCGAGTTGCTTTGGGCCGGGCTGGAGGAAATGGGCATGAGCATGCACGTGCCCAGGGAAAACCGCCTGCACACCCTCACTACCGTGCGCCTGCCCGACGGTATCGATGAGGCCGCCGTGCGCAAATCCCTTTTGAACGACTATGACATCGAGATTGCGGGTGGATTGGGCGCTCTGGCGGGCAAGGTGTGGCGCATCGGCCTGATGGGCTACTCCTCCCAGCATAGGAACGTGACCCTGGTGCTGGCAGCGCTGAAAGAGGTTATAGGTGGATAA
- a CDS encoding 8-oxoguanine deaminase, with the protein MSTLLLKNADHLITMDRERRQISDGSLLVRDNVIEQVGPAGDLPGHADRVIDARGMVILPGLVNTHHHLYQTLTRCIAQDEGLFNWLRTLYPIWEDLTPKAVYVSAKVGLAELLLSGCTTSSDHLYLYPNGSRVDDEIRAAQEIGIRFHATRGSMSLGESKGGLPPDSVVEEESFILQACQRAIETFHDADRYAMIRIALAPCSPFSVTPDLMRESAAMARQFGVRLHTHLAETLDEEAFCLETFGRRPVEYVEELGWTGDDVWHAHCVHMNSQEIALFARTGTGVAHCPASNMRLGSGIAPIRALRDAGAPVGLGVDGSASNDSSHLLAEARLALLLQRVQGDAGILGAQETLEMATLGGAAVLGRDDIGALAPGMAADFIGYELERLEFTGARHDPLAALVFCTPVNVDLSVVNGQTRVDQGQIVGLEMPDLIQRHNAISRALIRGERVPG; encoded by the coding sequence ATGTCAACCCTTCTGTTGAAAAACGCCGATCATCTCATCACCATGGATCGGGAACGTCGCCAGATCAGCGATGGCAGTCTTCTGGTGCGTGATAATGTCATCGAGCAGGTGGGACCGGCTGGTGACCTGCCCGGACACGCCGACCGGGTGATCGATGCCCGTGGTATGGTGATCCTCCCCGGGCTGGTCAACACCCATCATCATCTCTACCAGACGCTCACCCGTTGCATCGCCCAGGACGAAGGCTTGTTTAACTGGCTCAGAACCCTCTATCCGATCTGGGAGGACCTGACACCCAAGGCGGTCTATGTTTCAGCCAAGGTGGGTCTGGCTGAACTGCTTCTAAGTGGATGTACAACTTCCAGCGATCACCTGTACCTCTATCCAAATGGCAGCCGGGTCGACGACGAGATCCGTGCTGCTCAGGAGATCGGAATCCGTTTTCATGCCACGCGGGGCTCCATGAGTCTGGGCGAAAGCAAGGGTGGTCTGCCGCCGGACAGCGTGGTCGAGGAAGAGAGTTTCATCCTTCAAGCCTGCCAGAGGGCTATCGAAACCTTCCATGATGCCGATCGCTACGCGATGATACGGATAGCTTTGGCTCCTTGTTCACCCTTTAGCGTTACCCCTGACCTGATGAGGGAAAGCGCCGCGATGGCACGGCAATTCGGCGTTCGGCTGCATACCCATCTGGCTGAGACGCTGGACGAGGAAGCCTTTTGTCTTGAAACTTTTGGTAGAAGACCTGTGGAATATGTCGAGGAGCTGGGCTGGACCGGTGATGATGTCTGGCATGCTCACTGCGTTCATATGAACAGCCAGGAGATAGCGCTCTTTGCCCGTACCGGAACCGGTGTGGCCCATTGCCCTGCCAGCAACATGCGACTTGGCAGCGGCATCGCACCGATAAGGGCATTGAGGGATGCTGGCGCCCCGGTCGGTTTAGGCGTAGATGGTTCAGCCAGTAATGACTCCAGTCATTTACTTGCCGAGGCGCGTCTGGCACTATTGTTACAGAGAGTTCAGGGGGACGCTGGTATTCTCGGTGCCCAGGAAACCCTGGAGATGGCAACCCTGGGAGGAGCGGCTGTTCTGGGCCGGGATGATATCGGCGCGTTGGCGCCAGGTATGGCGGCTGATTTTATCGGTTACGAATTGGAACGCCTGGAGTTCACCGGCGCCCGCCATGATCCCCTGGCGGCGCTGGTTTTCTGCACACCCGTCAATGTGGACCTGTCCGTGGTCAATGGACAAACCCGAGTTGACCAGGGTCAAATCGTGGGCCTGGAAATGCCGGACCTGATACAACGCCACAACGCCATCAGCCGTGCCTTGATTCGGGGAGAGCGAGTACCTGGATGA
- a CDS encoding NAD-dependent deacylase yields the protein MTIPTSNLVQQAAAIIETAQQMVVLTGAGISKESGIPTFREAQDGLWAQYDPERLATMQGFLSNPRLVWEWYQSRLTKVRHCEPNPGHRAIADLERLLPGVVVVTQNIDSLHARAGSNDVIELHGNIGRFKCLHGHLNLSMDDLADQATIPPLCPHPKCDAMVRPDVVWFGEMLDDAVINRAFEESEACDVMLIVGTSGVVTPAANLPYYAKQSGAVIVEVNPVPSALTHLADVFLAGPAGEMLPNVVAKLSEK from the coding sequence TTGACCATTCCAACGTCAAACCTCGTTCAGCAGGCTGCCGCAATCATCGAAACTGCCCAACAGATGGTGGTGCTCACCGGAGCAGGCATCAGCAAGGAAAGTGGTATCCCCACCTTTCGTGAAGCGCAGGATGGGCTTTGGGCTCAATATGATCCCGAACGTCTGGCAACCATGCAGGGGTTTCTGTCCAATCCGAGGTTGGTGTGGGAGTGGTATCAATCCCGGCTAACGAAGGTGCGGCATTGTGAACCCAATCCAGGCCATCGAGCCATTGCCGACCTGGAACGACTCCTGCCCGGTGTTGTGGTTGTGACCCAAAACATCGACAGCCTTCATGCCAGGGCTGGCAGCAATGATGTGATCGAACTCCACGGCAACATCGGCCGCTTCAAATGCCTGCATGGACACCTGAATCTATCAATGGACGACCTGGCCGATCAGGCAACGATTCCTCCCCTTTGTCCTCACCCCAAATGCGATGCCATGGTGCGCCCAGACGTCGTATGGTTTGGAGAGATGCTGGATGACGCGGTAATCAATCGGGCGTTCGAGGAAAGCGAGGCCTGTGACGTCATGTTGATCGTCGGTACCAGTGGTGTGGTAACGCCTGCGGCCAATCTGCCCTATTATGCCAAACAATCTGGTGCAGTGATCGTCGAGGTTAACCCTGTGCCCAGCGCACTGACCCACCTGGCCGATGTTTTCCTCGCCGGCCCGGCGGGTGAAATGCTGCCAAACGTGGTAGCGAAGTTGAGCGAAAAATGA
- a CDS encoding amidohydrolase family protein, translating to MNQSILIQHGTLITPGGPLNADMRLADERIHSIGLDLEPEPGEEVIDASGWVVLPGIVDPHTHIQLDTGIYQTPDDWDVGTRTAACGGVTTVIDFATQFPGQNVREAVQNRLDEAHDMAHIDYGLHVMLTEIPANDADLEDWMGDLVALGTPSAKIYTTYRPNYYQDDDSLLRVFQAAARQGVIVMVHCENDDLVTAATSRRLSEGKTALAFHGEARPALAEVEAVNRCLLLAKEANCPLYVVHCSVGRSVLLIDAARQAGQVAYAETCPQYLLLDESAYRGDHPEWAIMQPPLRQADQRETLWQLIEGGKVSSIGTDHCDYTLQQKVGLQPLEQPDVQKALVALTDDEREMVTLRAGLRDGWRREWTEVARSMGRSRDAVRRMETDAIRCLQDADGALEAIRVATELNGHPRLSFSETPGGIPGLETSLPLLATYGVAAGRLSWTQLARLMATNPARLFGLFPRKGALIPGADADVVIFDPGVQWTVKAGDLHNIAGYTPYEERRLQGRVRTTISRGKIVFRGGEFRGEQGWGQFVEGRISGGKAGLGESGL from the coding sequence ATGAATCAATCAATCTTAATCCAACACGGCACCCTGATTACTCCTGGTGGTCCGTTGAACGCCGATATGCGTCTGGCAGATGAGCGAATCCACAGCATTGGTTTGGATCTGGAGCCAGAGCCTGGCGAAGAGGTTATCGATGCCTCCGGATGGGTAGTGTTGCCCGGCATCGTGGATCCCCATACCCACATCCAGCTCGATACTGGCATTTATCAGACGCCCGATGACTGGGATGTAGGCACCCGCACGGCAGCCTGTGGCGGAGTCACTACGGTAATCGACTTCGCTACCCAATTCCCAGGTCAAAATGTGCGGGAGGCCGTGCAGAATCGTCTCGATGAAGCCCATGACATGGCCCACATTGACTATGGGCTGCATGTGATGCTGACTGAGATTCCTGCCAACGATGCCGATCTGGAGGACTGGATGGGAGATCTGGTAGCGTTGGGAACACCGTCGGCCAAGATTTACACCACCTACCGCCCCAATTACTACCAGGATGACGATTCGTTGCTTCGGGTGTTCCAGGCAGCTGCACGGCAAGGGGTCATTGTCATGGTTCATTGCGAAAACGATGATCTGGTCACAGCTGCTACCTCGCGGCGGCTGTCTGAAGGCAAGACAGCCCTGGCATTTCATGGTGAGGCGCGACCTGCACTGGCTGAGGTCGAGGCAGTCAATCGTTGCCTGTTGCTGGCAAAAGAGGCCAACTGCCCTTTGTACGTGGTGCATTGCTCCGTCGGGCGCTCGGTTCTGTTGATCGACGCTGCCCGACAGGCCGGCCAGGTAGCGTATGCTGAGACCTGCCCCCAATATTTGCTGTTGGATGAAAGCGCCTATCGTGGAGACCATCCCGAATGGGCAATCATGCAACCGCCGCTGCGGCAGGCTGATCAACGTGAGACACTTTGGCAGTTGATTGAGGGCGGCAAAGTGAGCAGCATTGGCACCGACCACTGTGATTACACCCTTCAACAGAAGGTTGGGCTTCAACCTCTTGAGCAACCTGACGTGCAAAAAGCGCTGGTCGCACTCACAGACGATGAACGGGAAATGGTCACCCTGCGGGCTGGACTGCGCGATGGCTGGCGGCGAGAGTGGACTGAGGTGGCTCGATCGATGGGTCGATCACGCGATGCCGTACGTCGCATGGAGACCGACGCCATTCGTTGCCTTCAGGACGCCGATGGTGCTCTGGAGGCCATTCGGGTGGCAACCGAACTCAACGGTCATCCCCGGCTATCCTTTTCCGAAACCCCGGGCGGCATCCCCGGTCTGGAGACCTCTTTGCCATTGCTGGCAACCTACGGAGTGGCCGCAGGCCGGTTGTCATGGACCCAACTGGCGCGGCTGATGGCCACAAATCCTGCCAGGCTGTTTGGCTTGTTTCCCCGCAAAGGTGCCTTGATACCGGGCGCCGACGCCGATGTAGTGATATTTGACCCTGGCGTTCAGTGGACAGTCAAGGCCGGCGATCTGCATAATATCGCCGGGTATACCCCGTACGAAGAGCGGCGTCTTCAGGGGCGTGTGCGTACAACGATCAGTCGCGGCAAGATCGTTTTTCGTGGCGGTGAATTCAGGGGCGAACAGGGCTGGGGTCAGTTTGTAGAGGGACGGATTTCCGGGGGCAAGGCTGGGCTCGGGGAATCTGGCCTGTAG
- a CDS encoding MerR family transcriptional regulator, whose protein sequence is MTVYTVRRLASLAGISVRTLHHYDHIGLLKPSDRTAAGYRLYAEEDLLRLQQVLFFKELDMPLAEIRDILDSPGFDRVEALDHHRQLLQQRMVRLNRLLNTIDKTINKLTEDTMTLTDEELYEGFSREQIERYKREAQERYDPELVQESQRRVSEMSRDQWKATQQESEDVARALADLADQDPAAPEVQALIVRHHAWIEVFYPCSADVYRGLGMLYVQNEEFRAFYDKYRPGLADFMQAAMTVYADAVLEEMAE, encoded by the coding sequence GTGACAGTCTACACCGTTCGCCGGTTGGCAAGCCTGGCAGGGATAAGCGTCCGGACGCTACACCATTACGACCATATCGGACTGCTGAAGCCGTCCGATCGTACAGCCGCTGGCTACAGGCTTTACGCCGAAGAGGATCTGCTGCGGCTGCAACAGGTCCTCTTCTTCAAAGAGCTTGATATGCCGTTGGCGGAGATTCGAGATATCCTTGACAGCCCGGGATTCGATCGGGTCGAGGCTCTCGATCATCACCGGCAACTGTTACAGCAGCGAATGGTGCGACTGAATCGCCTCCTGAATACGATCGACAAGACGATCAATAAGCTTACGGAGGATACCATGACGCTGACAGATGAAGAGCTGTACGAGGGTTTTTCCAGGGAACAGATCGAGCGTTACAAGCGTGAGGCTCAGGAACGCTATGATCCTGAACTGGTGCAGGAGTCTCAACGCCGTGTGAGCGAGATGTCGAGGGATCAGTGGAAAGCCACACAACAGGAAAGCGAAGACGTCGCCCGGGCCCTGGCGGATCTGGCCGATCAGGACCCAGCGGCACCCGAGGTACAGGCGCTTATCGTCCGCCACCATGCCTGGATCGAGGTGTTCTATCCCTGCTCAGCCGACGTCTACCGCGGCCTGGGGATGCTCTATGTGCAAAACGAGGAGTTCAGGGCATTCTACGACAAGTACCGGCCTGGATTGGCCGATTTCATGCAGGCGGCCATGACGGTCTATGCTGATGCGGTGTTGGAGGAGATGGCGGAGTGA